The uncultured Desulfobulbus sp. genome window below encodes:
- a CDS encoding efflux transporter outer membrane subunit, whose product MIAPTSKYVLSAALVSLLGGCALAPQYTQPTLPVADALPGMKLGAKAASTLPTVGSELGWREFFVDSRLQSIIQTALANNRDLRVSALNIASYQAQYRIQRSALFPSLSGSGSGTKQRTYSGGNHVTAETYSASVGISSYELDFFGRVRSLKDQALENYLAMEETHRAAQISLVAEVAGAYLTWLADKELLTITEETMRTEEESYQLILQRSQQGMGTQLDLAQARTSLETARANAAMYQRQVAQDINNLTFLTGGPLPGLDHPKHGLMTQVAPTAPPAYLSSAVLLQRPDIQAAEHSLKGANAQIGAARAAFFPSISLTASAGKMSGELSELFDSASGTWLFTPRISLPIFTAGRLRAELDVAKISKDISVANYELAIQSAFREVADALVADETYDRQLVAQKENLAANEEYYTLAKERYEQGLDNFLTLLDAQRSLYSARQSCLSLQLAQMLNRINLYKVLGGGWKEHTTESPSTSAVL is encoded by the coding sequence ATGATTGCCCCAACTTCAAAGTATGTACTTTCAGCAGCATTGGTTTCGCTTTTGGGAGGATGTGCTCTGGCACCGCAATACACTCAACCAACGCTGCCTGTCGCTGATGCTCTCCCCGGGATGAAGCTGGGGGCCAAGGCCGCCAGCACCCTGCCGACAGTTGGCTCAGAGCTTGGCTGGCGTGAATTTTTTGTCGATTCCAGGTTGCAGTCCATTATTCAGACCGCACTTGCCAATAACAGAGATTTACGTGTCTCAGCGCTCAATATTGCAAGTTATCAGGCACAGTACCGTATTCAACGCTCGGCACTCTTTCCCAGTCTCAGTGGGAGCGGTTCAGGGACCAAGCAGCGAACCTACAGCGGTGGCAACCATGTCACCGCTGAGACCTACAGTGCCTCAGTTGGTATTTCTTCTTATGAGCTTGATTTTTTTGGGCGGGTTCGCAGTCTTAAAGACCAGGCCTTGGAAAATTATCTGGCCATGGAAGAGACCCATCGTGCAGCCCAGATCAGTCTGGTCGCCGAGGTCGCGGGCGCCTATCTGACCTGGCTTGCCGATAAGGAACTGCTGACCATAACCGAAGAAACAATGCGGACCGAAGAGGAGTCCTATCAGCTCATTCTGCAACGTTCCCAGCAGGGGATGGGGACCCAACTCGACCTGGCCCAGGCTCGGACAAGCCTTGAAACGGCCAGGGCCAACGCTGCCATGTATCAACGTCAGGTTGCACAAGATATTAACAACCTGACCTTTCTCACCGGTGGGCCGCTCCCCGGGTTGGATCACCCCAAGCATGGGTTGATGACCCAGGTCGCCCCAACAGCTCCACCTGCGTATCTCTCCTCAGCTGTTTTACTGCAGCGTCCTGACATCCAGGCAGCGGAACATAGCCTCAAAGGAGCTAATGCTCAGATCGGTGCAGCCCGGGCTGCTTTTTTCCCCAGTATCAGCTTAACCGCCAGTGCTGGGAAAATGAGCGGTGAACTCTCTGAGCTTTTTGATTCCGCCTCGGGAACCTGGCTTTTTACTCCCCGTATCAGCCTGCCTATTTTTACAGCTGGTCGTCTGCGAGCTGAATTGGATGTTGCCAAAATCAGTAAAGACATCTCCGTTGCCAATTACGAACTCGCTATTCAGAGCGCTTTTCGTGAGGTTGCAGACGCACTGGTTGCCGATGAAACTTACGATCGGCAGTTGGTTGCTCAAAAGGAAAATCTTGCGGCTAACGAAGAGTACTATACTCTGGCCAAGGAGAGATACGAGCAAGGGCTCGATAACTTCCTAACGCTCTTGGATGCTCAGCGTTCTTTGTATTCCGCTCGCCAGAGCTGTCTTTCACTGCAACTGGCACAAATGCTCAACCGCATAAACCTCTATAAGGTCCTTGGGGGCGGTTGGAAAGAGCACACCACGGAGTCACCATCCACGTCAGCGGTTTTGTGA
- a CDS encoding TetR family transcriptional regulator: protein MARRTKEEALETRNAIMEAAVQVIAGKGVAHASLTEIAKEAGVTRGAIYWHFANKADLLNSLWEQVLEFYSPLTEASERMDEPDPLGKLEELYLSFFNGMEDDRLQQQLFRILFDEGDRSKDTEAIRMRHHQLRHERYQGLQIVLSNAIKQGQLPADFDVKLGTVTIFSMIHGLIANWVMNPEMVDIKRQGPLIVRMVFTMFRRHGSLTQA, encoded by the coding sequence ATGGCACGAAGAACCAAAGAAGAAGCGCTGGAAACCCGTAATGCCATCATGGAGGCTGCGGTCCAGGTGATCGCCGGTAAAGGCGTAGCCCACGCCTCGCTTACCGAGATAGCCAAAGAAGCAGGTGTCACCCGCGGGGCCATTTACTGGCATTTTGCCAACAAGGCTGATTTGCTCAATTCTCTCTGGGAACAGGTATTGGAGTTCTACTCCCCTTTGACTGAGGCCAGTGAGCGAATGGATGAACCCGATCCTCTAGGAAAACTGGAAGAGCTGTATCTCTCTTTTTTCAATGGGATGGAAGATGATCGCCTCCAGCAGCAGCTGTTTCGTATCCTCTTTGACGAGGGAGATCGTAGTAAAGATACCGAGGCGATCCGCATGCGGCATCACCAGCTGCGCCATGAACGCTATCAGGGATTACAGATTGTCTTGTCTAACGCGATCAAGCAGGGGCAACTTCCAGCGGATTTTGATGTAAAGCTTGGCACCGTGACTATTTTCTCCATGATTCACGGGCTTATCGCCAACTGGGTGATGAATCCTGAAATGGTGGATATTAAACGGCAGGGCCCCTTAATTGTGAGAATGGTGTTTACCATGTTTCGTCGTCATGGATCATTGACCCAGGCGTAA